The Bombus vancouverensis nearcticus chromosome 7, iyBomVanc1_principal, whole genome shotgun sequence region ATGCATTATTAGATGTAGAGACACTGCATTTAATATTGGAAGAGGAATACTGGAAGAAGCATTTAATTCTGAAGATGAATATGAGGAAGAAATGGAAATtcaaaaaattgataaaaagggATGTTACTACTCTAAACGAAATAAGAATTATGCAAATCAATTAATGATGTCTGAATGGATGTTGGAAGTACCTCAAGATCTTGTAGGAAAGTGGATTGTAGTACCATGTCCTCAAGGAAAACGAACTTTATTAGTTGCACGTAAAGTAtgttagaaagaaagaagtgAGAACATTTTTTATggtttattatatttcttatattttgtaGGGTATAACTAAAGTATATAACAGACACGGTAATAACCTTGGTAAATTCCATTCAGCACTTCCTGGTGGTAATCCATCTGAACATAGAGGTAGCTGTACCATTCTTGATTGTTTATGgataaaacaacaaaaaatatattatatcttagATGTACTTGCATGGTCCAATCAGTCTTTAATAAATTGTGATGTAAGAATTTTTACTTCCAAATGTAATAATACTAGttacattttatatacattataataatttctaatGTTTGTTTCAGACTGAATTTAGGTTCTTTTGGTTGAGATCAAAGTTACaagaaatcgaagaattacacAAAAGAGATACATATAGAAATAGTTTTCCTATATTGCCTTTACCAAATATCAGTTGTGATACTGATATAAGTTTAGCATTAGCAAAT contains the following coding sequences:
- the Snup gene encoding snurportin-1; translated protein: MVIINTIMATEMKDKLIKNGNLRAIFYKKPVKKDNYNLDVDNIDTFQEIRRRRLLQFQKKCRDTAFNIGRGILEEAFNSEDEYEEEMEIQKIDKKGCYYSKRNKNYANQLMMSEWMLEVPQDLVGKWIVVPCPQGKRTLLVARKGITKVYNRHGNNLGKFHSALPGGNPSEHRGSCTILDCLWIKQQKIYYILDVLAWSNQSLINCDTEFRFFWLRSKLQEIEELHKRDTYRNSFPILPLPNISCDTDISLALANLSNLYPLDGLLFYHKDGQYTKGRTPLVTWSKTFMLPEILGISVPPPLDEQPDGYIDFVHYILNNRAKKKKVESESQMDIVDENS